In the Cellvibrio sp. KY-GH-1 genome, GGGTGATATGAGTAAAGTTTCCCTGTACCAAGCCAGGATTAACAGGCAGCGTTAACTGACTTTCATTGATCAGTAAGATGGCCGTTATATGCAGTCCGTATCCTGACCAGGCACCCACCACACTAAAACGGTATTGCTCGCCTTGCTGGCTGCGCATCAGTGGAAAATTGGATGGCATTTGCACCACTGGCATAGCGGCAATATCAGGATTTACTGGCATTAATCGACGTGGTGCATAAAGCGATTGCGATGCGAAGCGCGTAAGCACAATTTCAGGTGGATCCGACAGTTCCGCAGTAGAAACTTCGGTGGCGCTATCGGCATTTGTAACATCATTGTTGTGCTGCGCAATAACTCTGTCCGGGTCTTCAATAATTATCGATTCAGCAATCGCGTTGTCCTGCGCCACCAGGTCAATCAGATAAACCGTTTCATTGTCTGTACTCGGCGCGATGACACGTGCTTTATCAAAGGGTTCTTTCGCTTTCCAGTAAACAATTTGCTGATTGGGCGCAAGCGATTCCAATGACTGAACC is a window encoding:
- a CDS encoding TIGR03749 family integrating conjugative element protein, producing MKKLLILFFLFSYSLVAQADRTQVWNNNPITIIIPVGEEVRITFPTDVSLQIPAALVQSLESLAPNQQIVYWKAKEPFDKARVIAPSTDNETVYLIDLVAQDNAIAESIIIEDPDRVIAQHNNDVTNADSATEVSTAELSDPPEIVLTRFASQSLYAPRRLMPVNPDIAAMPVVQMPSNFPLMRSQQGEQYRFSVVGAWSGYGLHITAILLINESQLTLPVNPGLVQGNFTHITPQHLQLGPKGSLEDRTTLYLVSDAPFSAAIQEDGYGY